The following coding sequences lie in one Anoplolepis gracilipes chromosome 4, ASM4749672v1, whole genome shotgun sequence genomic window:
- the LOC140664567 gene encoding FGGY carbohydrate kinase domain-containing protein yields MRLQMPVDSVTIMDYFVGVDVGTGSVRAALVTSNGRIKKVATCPLEIFHPAPNFYEQSSDNIWSAVCHVVKSVVAEISAEDVKGIGFDATCSLVAIDKTGSPVTISLTGQEKQNVILWMDHRAHEEADFINSIGHDILQYVGGKVSLEMQTPKMLWLKKNLPTSWNSAALLFDLPDFLTWKATESESRSLCSLVCKWNYSANPNGKNEWNEDFFEQLNLRDLKKDNWRKIGNDVRAPGDAIEPGLSAKAATELGLLKGTPVGTSLIDAHAGGLGMIGCYAPDVSSNFSNRLALICGTSTCHMIVNENKIFVNGVWGPYYSAMVPGFWLNEGGQSATGKLLDHIIETHPATPGILKSLGGNKHIQQYLSELLHLIAEQKNLQNVSYLTKDIHVWPDFHGNRSPLADPTLKGMISGLSLSVDQENLALLYLATLQALTYGTKHIIETLTTAGHNIETILVCGGLSQNQLFIQIQADVLALPVLCPVERESVLLGSAILGACATKKYSMHETIKRMAGLSNIVKPTSDCYKYHFRKYRVFKKMVQDQQDYKKIMSEEL; encoded by the exons ATGAGACTGCAGATGCCTGTCGACTCTGTGACAATTATGGATTATTTTGTTGGTGTAGATGTGGGAACAGGAAGCGTTAGAGCGGCTCTGGTTACCTCGAATGGAAGGATAAAGAAGGTGGCTACATGTCctcttgaaatatttcatcCTGCTCCAAACTTCTACGAACAATCTTCTGATAACATTTGGAGCGCTGTGTGCCATGTTGTCAAG TCGGTTGTTGCTGAAATTTCCGCAGAAGATGTTAAAGGAATTGGTTTTGATGCTACATGCTCATTGGTGGCTATAGATAAAACAGGCTCACCAGTAACTATCAGTCTTACAG gACAGGAGAAACAAAATGTCATACTATGGATGGATCACAGAGCGCATGAGGAAGCTGATTTCATCAATTCTATAGGTCATGACATATTGCAATATGTTGGAGGCAAAGTTTCTCTCGAGATGCAAACACCAAAGATGTTGTGGCTCAAAAAGAATTTACCCACTTCTTGGAACTCTGCAGCACTGTTATTTGATTTACCAGACTTTTTAACATGGAAAGCCACTGAATCGGAATCGCG atcgTTATGTTCACTAGTATGTAAGTGGAACTATAGCGCCAATCCTAATGGTAAGAACGAATGGAATGAGGATTTCTTTGAGCAACTTAATTTACGAGACCTGAAGAAAGACAATTGGAGAAAAATAG GTAATGATGTAAGAGCACCTGGTGATGCAATCGAGCCCGGATTATCGGCAAAGGCTGCAACAGAATTAGGATTATTGAAAGGTACACCGGTTGGGACATCATTAATCGATGCACATGCTGGTGGTCTTGGCATGATCGGTTGTTACGCGCCGGATGTGTCTTCAAATTTTTCCAATCGATTAG CTTTGATTTGTGGTACCTCAACGTGTCACATGATAGTGAACGAGAATAAGATATTTGTTAACGGTGTTTGGGGCCCCTACTACAGTGCAATGGTGCCCGGTTTCTGGCTTAATGAAGGAGGTCAAAGCGCGACTGGAAAACTACTGGATCATATTATCGAAACACATCCGGCGACGCCGGGAATTCTGAAAAGTTTAGGTGGAAATAA ACATATTCAACAATATTTGTCTGAATTGTTGCATCTTATAGCTgagcaaaaaaatttgcaaaacgtATCTTACTTGACAAAAGATATACATGTGTGGCCAGATTTTCACGGTAATCGTTCGCCTCTTGCTGATCCAACTTTAAAAGGAATG ATATCAGGATTGTCTTTATCTGTAGATCAGGAGAACTTAGCGTTATTATACTTGGCAACATTGCAGGCACTAACg TATGGtacaaaacatataattgaaacttTGACGACTGCCGGTCATAATATCGAGACCATATTAGTTTGCGGTGGACTTAGTCAAAATCAATTGTTTATTCAAATACAAGCCGATGTGTTGGCGTTACCGGTACTTTGTCCTGTGGAGCGGGAATCAGTTTTACTGGGTTCGGCAATTCTCGGAGCATGTGCcacgaaaaaatattcaatgcaCGAAACTATTAAAAGAATGGCGGGATTGTCAAATATAGTAAAACCGACGAGTGACTGTTACAA ATATCATTTTCGAAAGTAtcgtgtatttaaaaaaatggttcAAGATCAACAAGATTACAAAAAGATAATGAGTGAagaattataa
- the Hs3st-b gene encoding heparan sulfate glucosamine 3-O-sulfotransferase 6, whose amino-acid sequence MELRKNPWKILIFVCVLAIYLWMLLIDHSHMLVDISQKFTLQKTRISVSAKNVLYQSLDQSKIEDVSLDDRADSNSKKLQSLQNSSDALKGNLLKYQTFKQQTLIPKRQLPTALIIGVKKGGTRALLEFLRLHPAIRAAGSEVHFFDHHYTKGFRWYRRRMPPTLIGQITMEKTPSYFVTSEVPKRVKHMNPKMKLIVVVRDPVTRAISDYTQVKSKRRKMPRFEDLAFVNGSRIVDTSWMPLKIGVYVRHLERWLQYFPLSQFLFVSGERLIADPVMEVTRVQDFLGLKRVICEKHFYFNATKGFPCLLKSENRATPHCLGKNKGRSHPYIDPTVIKRLRDFYWPFNQRFYQLVGMDFGWC is encoded by the exons ATGGAACTGCGTAAAAATCCTTGGAAGATCTTAATCTTCGTGTGCGTGTTGGCTATCTATCTGTGGATGCTTCTCATTGATCATTCGCACATGCTGGTCGACATATCGCAGAAATTCACTCTGCAGAAAACACGGATCTCCGTGTCAgcgaaaaatgttttgtatcAAAGTCTCGATCAATCGAAGATCGAAGATGTATCTCTGGATGATCGAGCAGATTCGAACTCGAAGAAATTGCAGTCGCTCCAGAATTCGAGCGACGCACTCAAaggaaatttattgaaatatcagACATTCAAGCAACAAACTCTGATACCAAAACGACAATTGCCGACTGCCCTGATAATCGGAGTGAAGAAAGGCGGAACGAGAGCCCTTTTGGAATTCCTGAGATTGCATCCAGCGATTCGCGCTGCCGGCTCGGAGGTCCATTTCTTTGATCATCATTATACTAAAGGATTTCGTTGGTACAG ACGCAGAATGCCCCCGACTCTAATCGGTCAAATCACTATGGAAAAGACGCCGTCATATTTCGTGACGAGCGAGGTGCCGAAGAGAGTGAAGCATATGAACccgaaaatgaaattaatcgtCGTGGTGAGGGACCCCGTGACCCGAGCGATCTCCGATTACACGCAGGTGAAAAGCAAGCGTCGGAAAATGCCGCGGTTTGAAGATCTGGCCTTTGTAAACGGATCGAGGATCGTCGACACTTCCTGGATGCCACTGAAAATCGGGGTTTACGTGCGGCATCTGGAAAGATGGTTGCAATACTTCCCGCTGTCGCAGTTCTTATTCGTATCGGGCGAACGCCTGATCGCCGATCCGGTGATGGAGGTCACCCGGGTACAGGACTTCCTTGGTCTAAAGCGAGTGATATGCGAAAAACATTTCTATTTCAACGCCACCAAAGGCTTCCCTTGCTTGCTCAAATCGGAAAATCGTGCGACGCCGCACTGTCTCG GAAAGAATAAAGGACGGAGTCATCCTTACATTGATCCTACAGTAATTAAACGTTTACGAGACTTTTATTGGCCATTTAATCAACGCTTCTATCAATTGGTGGGTATGGATTTCGGCTGGTGCTAA
- the Esp gene encoding sodium-independent sulfate anion transporter, with the protein MKNNNNSIDSGQRLEGYVNHGLSESTNNVDLIHSYQSFHNSHGNHRDVQGSSDFILIEEPGDDEVKQKEGLLKSALQYTRRRARAICTRKTLYKRLPVLSWLPRYNSQDALGDLVAGITVGLTVIPQSLAYSNVAGLPPEYGLYGSFLGCFIYVIFGSCKDIPMGPTAIISLLTYQTISHLDSPVQHAILLCFVTGIVELIMGIFGLGFLIDFVSGPVSSGFTSAVALIIVTSQVKDILGISAKGSQFIEMWQSIGGLIHETSAWDATLGASCIALLLILRLLASCKIGPDNEELRTTKHRIMNKLIWLIGTSRNALLVVACGLLGWSFQDKSPVKLIGHIPGGMPAVQVPPFGYIKDSNTTFTFVDMIGNLGSGILVIPLISLMEDIAICKAFANGKAVDATQELIAIGVSNIGNSFVQAFPGTGSLSRSAVNNASGVRTPLGGIYTGVLVILALLFLTPYFSFIPRAALAAIIIAAVIFMVEVKVVRPMWRTKKSDLIPGMGTFIACLVLQLEIGILCGVGINILFILYHAARPKISVEKLKTLHGIEYLMLTPDRCLIFPSVDYVRNLVTKYSRRAESVAMPVVIDCSHIYGADFTAAMVIETLTKDFASRGQPLFFYNLKPSVYAVFEGVEPTDFTVYYTQESLDDLLKEKGYTKQIK; encoded by the exons atgAAAAACAATAACAATTCAATAGACAGCGGACAAAGGTTGGAGGGCTATGTGAATCATGGCTTAAGTGAATCTACCAACAATGTGGATCTCATTCACTCGTATCAATCTTTTCACAATTCACACGGAAACCATCGAGACGTACAGGGTTCCTCGGATTTTATCT TGATCGAAGAGCCAGGAGATGATGAGGTCAAGCAGAAGGAAGGTCTTTTAAAATCGGCGTTGCAATATACAAGGCGGCGTGCCAGGGCCATATGTACGAGGAAAACCCTTTACAAGAGATTGCCGGTCTTGAGCTGGCTGCCAAGGTATAACAGTCAAGATGCGCTCGGAGATCTAGTGGCTGGAATTACCGTGGGTCTCACCGTTATTCCTCAGTCACTAGCGTATTCGAACGTCGCCGGCTTACCGCCCGAG TACGGTTTGTATGGAAGTTTTCTGGGTTGTTTCATTTACGTAATTTTTGGATCCTGCAAAGATATACCCATGGGACCTACTGCTATAATTTCTCTGTTGACTTATCAAACGATATCTCATTTGGACTCTCCAGTACAACATGCAATTCTGTTGTGCTTTGTAACTGGAATTGTAGAGTTAATAATGGGTATATTTGGTCTCG GATTTCTGATAGATTTCGTGTCCGGGCCGGTAAGTTCTGGATTCACGTCAGCGGTGGCTTTGATAATAGTCACATCACAAGTCAAAGACATCCTTGGCATCTCTGCCAAGGGCTCTCAATTTATTGAAATGTGGCAGAGTATCGGTGGACTAATACACGAAACATCAGCTTGGGATGCTACTCTTGGAGCATCTTGCATAGCATTGCTGTTAATTTTAAgg CTATTAGCCTCATGCAAAATTGGTCCAGATAATGAAGAACTTCGTACTACAAAACATCGcatcatgaataaattaatctggTTAATCGGCACTTCACGAAATGCGCTTTTAGTAGTAGCTTGTGGTTTATTAGGCTGGAGTTTCCAAGACAAATCGCCTGTCAAATTGATCG GCCATATACCGGGAGGTATGCCCGCTGTACAAGTCCCACCGTTTGGATATATCAAAGATAGCAATACGACGTTCACGTTTGTCGATATGATCGGGAATTTAGGTAGTGGTATTCTTGTTATACCGCTCATCTCTCTAATGGAAGATATCGCTATTTGTAAGGCCTTTG CTAACGGAAAAGCAGTAGACGCTACGCAAGAATTGATAGCGATCGGTGTGTCGAACATTGGAAATTCCTTTGTGCAAGCTTTCCCGGGTACGGGATCTCTCAGTAGAAGCGCGGTAAACAACGCTTCCGGTGTCAGGACACCGCTGGGCGGTATTTATACTG gTGTATTAGTAATTTTAGCTTTGCTGTTCCTTACCCCATACTTTAGTTTCATTCCACGTGCGGCTCTAGCTGCGATCATTATAGCCGCGGTCATTTTTATGGTTGAAGTCAAAGTCGTGAGACCAATGTGGAGGACGAAGa AATCAGATCTCATCCCGGGGATGGGCACGTTCATCGCATGTTTGGTGCTACAATTAGAGATAGGTATTCTCTGCGGTGTcggaataaatattctcttcaTTCTGTACCATGCCGCCAGACCGAAAATATCCGTGGAGAAACTTAAg ACTCTTCACGGCATTGAGTACTTGATGTTGACGCCGGACCGTTGCTTGATTTTCCCGTCGGTAGATTATGTACGCAATTTGGTGACCAAATACAGCCGGCGCGCGGAAAGTGTTGCAATGCCTGTAGTGATCGACTGTTCGCACATTTACGGTGCAGACTTTACGGCTGCTATGGTCATCGAGACTCTGACAAAGGACTTTGCCTCGAGAGGCCAGCCACTCTTCTTTTACAATCTAAAGCCCTCGGTATACGCCGTTTTTGAAGGCGTTGAACCCACAGATTTTACTGTTTATTACACCCAGGAATCGTTAGACGACTTGTTGAAGGAGAAGGGCTACACGAAGCAAATTAAATAG